In Rutidosis leptorrhynchoides isolate AG116_Rl617_1_P2 chromosome 2, CSIRO_AGI_Rlap_v1, whole genome shotgun sequence, one genomic interval encodes:
- the LOC139891284 gene encoding uncharacterized protein encodes MKKGGGSTSTSPSLARHSAVISQTAKDADGVSITKETARPTTATNVDPNSATANKNTENLSFKPDTIVTGADGSASLQEPEPITPPSVACNHPNEDPVVENSKDLSAVPILLPFDSADVATNNSDETRRAEGADCTKS; translated from the exons ATGAAGAAAGGTGGTGGAAGTACGTCTACGTCTCCGTCTCTCGCTAGGCACTCTGCTGTCATTAGTCAGACAG CTAAAGATGCAGATGGCGTTTCGATAACAAAGGAGACTGCTCGGCCGACTACTGCGACAAATGTGGACCCTAATTCTGCCACTGCAAATAAAAATACCGAGAATTTGTCTTTTAAGCCCGACACCATTGTTACTGGTGCCGATGGTTCTGCTTCATTGCAAGAACCCGAACCTATAACTCCTCCTTCCGTTGCCTGCAACCACCCAAATGAGGATCCTGTTGTTGAAAATAGCAAAGATTTATCAGCCGTCCCAATTCTGCTCCCTTTCGACAGTGCTGATGTGGCAACAAATAACTCCGATGAGACTCGGAGAGCAGAAGGAGCAGATTGTACTAAAAGTTGA
- the LOC139888166 gene encoding calcineurin-binding protein 1, with amino-acid sequence MFSIAAINDDTESKHQWEPLAPTKEAQEFRLSQIYQEGLLKLQAKEYEKARELFESVLEDPLLPNGQVDDGGSDGHLLQLRFLTLKNLATVFLQQDHTHQESALQCYLQAVDIDCKDSVVWNQLGALSCSMGLLSISRWAFEQGLLCSPNNWNCMEKLLEVLIAIGDEVACLLVADLILRHWPSHSRALHVKKVIEESETVPFTPRGIDKLEPHHVRLKFMDKRKTTNHDPDDSRATKRLNQNIILHLPVASWTALAGEILEILNSLNDGDSKNGADESYISADIRLVVNLPSSIDTDTYNEKENEVVEPVNTDNSMDEEPNKERRSSRLRSRKHDKEESDFTVNKDLVKLVPQLLEPFILVKSDVPKCSEAVTNTRNGESREVSRFVCEASHNFGAYHLGHLLLEEIARREVVYEDTFVKFLELEKLIRNSRETRTTECSLFLAELSYDFGIRSPDPSTSNDFMSSASFHLCKVIESVALDFPSDGASIGSLLDSKRAFWARYFWLSGKLSIYSDDKEKARKEFGVALALFTANDKIALGSISLPHLKVMNELTIDWVLHAINLLEVDFLMKNTISDMIEKDLHSQIVSLLAPLLFFMKDDHVAVSSVLNKDGAGVNSPELSALNVLIKACESSKPVDTNVLLRCHRQKLQLLMAANGVEEQMKQSETELTDDSNTCLHPLLSEEIKAISRCTLELKNSISSCESIDGSVFPMRIIGDIQSLLLAVMSHIASVCFSKKSLGVDDLNDKEQSGKCSFVDAAIAFFRLQHLNPIVPIKTQVELTIAIHEMLAEYGLCCASGDGEEEGTFLKLAIKHLLHLDMKLKSTSINTQYDDQIPQEDCTKSSGNDSNELEFNKHDGTKSVTDNGKLDVDDSGKDEKEPNNQLLESGKQLTEEEKEDLEIEIDTALDQCFFCLYGLHLRSDSSYEDDLSMHKNTSRGDYQTKEQCADVFQYILPYAKASSKTGLVKLRRVLRAIRKHFPQPPDNVLDGNAIDKFLDDPGLCENKLSEEAGSDGFQDAIMNFVYQDGSVLKQQLTSTESSEPYMDVYRNLYYLLAQSEEMSATDKWAGFVLTKEGEEFVQQTAKLFKYDLLFNPLRFESWQRLATIYDEEVDLLLNDGSKQINVIGWRKNATFAQRVDVSRRRSRRCFLMTLALAKTPVQQGEIHDLLALVYYDGIQNVVPIYDQRLNLPVKDAEWTIFCQNSMKHFEQAFAQKEDWSHVYYLGKLSEKLRYSRQTSFAYYEKAMVLNPSAVDPFYRMHASRLKLLWSCGQNDKEALKIAAVHAFSQSTKETVMNILDKINAENVDNPNTGTNSENVSYTQSDLGDVWNLLYSDCLSALQICVEGDLKHFHRARYMLSQGLYKKGGSGDLEKAKDQLSFCFKSSRSSFTINMWEIDSTVKKGRRKTPVISGNRKVLEVYLAESSRKFITCIRKYILFYMKLLEETGDISTLERAYISIRADKRFSVCLEDLVPVALGRYIKGLVSSINQIENGASTNNLSLEHLLEKMFSLYMEQMNLWSDICSLPEVKCQELSGSSLFGYLFKYIQILETNSRLETLEGINEKMRKRLKNPKLSNSNCAKVHKHISMAWCRCLVTSLASITPLNSRFSTESYVTSPLDTGSVNTQLLCIDLHTEELWQSSFEDPNHLKIMENKWNSLLSKIKDVAIKKPSEENFETATTLLKSCYNFYKDSSCASVPSCLHLYVVPCQQPTEGHIQNAVDITETNTAKKLLLWAYTLLHGHCYTNVSVIIKYCEETVKV; translated from the exons ATG TTTTCAATTGCAGCTATTAATGACGATACAGAGTCCAAACACCAGTGGGAACCCCTTGCCCCTACCAAAGAAGCTCAG GAGTTTCGTCTATCGCAAATATATCAAGAAGGACTATTGAAATTACAAGCCAAGGAGTACGAAAAGGCTCGTGAATTGTTCGAAAGCGTGTTAGAAGATCCTCTTCTTCCAAATGGCCAG GTTGATGATGGTGGTAGTGATGGCCATTTGTTGCAACTGAG ATTCTTAACACTAAAAAATCTGGCCACTGTATTTCTTCAACAAGATCACACACATCAAGAAAGTGCATTACAGTGCTACCTTCAAGCTGTAGATATTGACTGCAAAGATTCTGTAGTGTGGAATCAGTTGGGGGCATTGTCATGCTCAATGGGCTTGTTGAGCATCTCTCGTTGGGCATTTGAGCAAGGTCTTTTATGTAGCCCCAATAACT GGAATTGTATGGAGAAGCTGTTGGAAGTTCTTATTGCCATTGGTGATGAGGTTGCTTGTTTATTGGTTGCTGATCTAATTTTACGGCATTGGCCATCACATTCGCGTGCATTACATGTCAAAAAAGTGATTGAAGAGTCCGAAACAGTTCCGTTTACTCCACGAGGTATAGATAAATTGGAGCCACATCATGTACGACTTAAATTTATGGACAAACGAAAGACTACAAATCATGATCCAGATGACAGTAGAGCAACTAAAAGGTTAAATCAGAATATCATCCTGCATCTTCCAGTAGCTTCTTGGACAGCATTAGCTGGTGAAATTTTGGAGATTTTGAATTCGTTAAATGATGGAGATTCCAAAAATGGGGCTGATGAATCTTACATAAGTGCAGACATTAGGTTAGTTGTAAATCTGCCTTCTAGTATAGATACAGATACTTATAATGAAAAGGAAAACGAGGTAGTTGAGCCTGTTAACACAGATAACAGTATGGATGAAGAACCAAACAAAGAGAGACGCAGTAGTCGACTTAGGAGTCGGAAACATGATAAGGAAGAATCAGATTTTACAGTCAACAAGGATCTAGTCAAACTTGTTCCTCAACTGCTTGAACCGTTTATCTTGGTTAAATCAGATGTTCCAAAATGCTCAGAGGCTGTGACTAATACCAGAAATGGTGAGTCTAGGGAAGTTTCTAGGTTTGTGTGTGAAGCATCACATAATTTTGGTGCATATCATTTAGGCCATTTGCTATTAGAAGAGATTGCACGTAGAGAAGTTGTGTATGAGGATACATTTGTAAAGTTTTTAGAGTTAGAAAAACTGATAAGGAATTCGAGGGAGACTAGGACCACTGAATGCAGCCTATTTCTTGCTGAATTGTCTTATGACTTTGGGATACGATCACCGGACCCATCAACATCGAACGATTTCATGTCGAGTGCATCTTTTCATCTTTGTAAAGTAATCGAATCGGTAGCTTTAGATTTTCCATCTGACGGTGCTTCTATTGGTTCTTTGTTGGACAGTAAACGGGCCTTTTGGGCCCGCTATTTCTGGTTAAGTGGAAAGTTGTCAATTTATAGTGATGACAAGGAGAAAGCTCGAAAAGAGTTTGGTGTTGCATTGGCTTTGTTTACAGCTAATGACAAGATTGCCCTTGGTTCCATAAGTCTGCCACACTTAAAAGTAATGAACGAGTTGACTATTGATTGGGTTCTGCATGCAATCAACCTATTAGAGGTTGATTTtttaatgaaaaacactataagtgACATGATTGAAAAGGATTTGCACTCGCAGATCGTTAGTTTGCTTGCTCCTCTTTTGTTCTTCATGAAAGATGATCATGTTGCTGTTTCATCTGTTCTTAACAAAGATGGTGCAGGAGTTAATTCACCTGAATTATCTGCTCTGAATGTTCTAATTAAAGCATGTGAAAGCTCAAAACCAGTGGACACCAATGTTCTTTTAAGATGTCACAGACAAAAATTGCAACTTCTCATGGCTGCAAATGGTGTGGAAGAACAGATGAAACAGTCCGAAACCGAATTAACCGATGACTCGAATACATGTTTGCATCCCTTGTTATCTGAAGAAATAAAGGCAATTTCCCGATGTACCCTTGAGCTGAAGAACTCTATCAGTTCTTGTGAAAGTATT GATGGGTCTGTTTTTCCAATGAGAATCATTGGTGATATCCAATCTTTGCTGCTAGCAGTTATGTCTCATATAGCAAGCGTATGCTTTTCTAAGAAATCTTTAGGAGTGGACGATCTGAATGATAAAGAACAAAGTGGAAAATGCTCTTTTGTAGACGCTGCCATTGCATTTTTTAGACTTCAACATCTGAATCCTATTGTTCCTATCAAGACTCAA gTTGAGTTAACAATTGCAATCCATGAGATGCTTGCTGAATATGGTCTTTGCTGTGCAAGTGGTGATGGAGAAGAAGAAGGAACGTTTCTTAAACTTGCAATAAAGCATCTTTTGCATTTAGACATGAAGCTTAAGTCAACCTCTATAAACACGCAGTATGATGATCAAATTCCCCAAGAAGATTGTACCAAAAGTTCTGGGAATGACTCAAATGAGTTAGAATTCAACAAACATGATGGCACTAAAAGTGTGACTGACAATGGTAAGTTAGATGTTGATGATTCTGGGAAAGACGAAAAAGAGCCAAATAATCAATTGCTTGAATCTGGAAAACAACTAACTGAAGAGGAAAAAGAGGATCTTGAGATTGAAATCGACACCGCTTTAGATCAATGCTTTTTTTGTTTGTATGGCTTGCATCTTAGATCTGATTCATCATATGAAGATGATCTATCCATGCACAAAAATACAAGCCGTGGAGATTATCAAACTAAAGAACAATGTGCAGATGTGTTCCAGTATATTCTTCCATATGCCAAGGCTTCATCT AAAACTGGATTGGTTAAATTACGAAGAGTATTAAGAGCCATACGCAAGCATTTTCCACAACCACCTGATAATGTACTTGATGGAAACGCAATAGACAAGTTCTTAGATGACCCAGGTCTATGTGAAAATAAACTCTCAGAAGAGGCTGGATCTGATGGGTTTCAGGATGCTATCATGAACTTTGTATATCAAGATGGTTCAGTTCTTAAACAGCAACTTACAAGTACAGAAAG CTCTGAACCATATATGGATGTATATCGCAACTTGTATTATCTCCTTGCTCAGTCAGAGGAAATGAGTGCTACCGATAAATGGGCTGGGTTTGTGCTCACTAAAGAAGGTGAAGAGTTTGTACAGCAAACTGCAAAGCTCTTTAAATATGATTTGCTGTTTAATCCTCTGCGTTTTGAGAGCTGGCAACGTCTTGCAACCATTTATGACGAG GAAGTAGATTTGTTGCTGAATGATGGCAGTAAGCAGATAAACGTTATAGGCTGGAGGAAGAATGCAACTTTTGCTCAAAGAGTTGATGTAAGTCGTAGGAGGAGTAGGCGGTGTTTCTTAATGACGTTAGCTTTAGCAAAAACACCCGTCCAGCAG GGGGAGATTCATGATCTATTGGCGCTGGTGTATTATGATGGCATTCAGAATGTGGTGCCAATTTATGATCAGAGATTGAATTTACCTGTAAAAGATGCTGAATGGACAATCTTTTGTCAGAACTCTATGAAGCATTTTGAGCAGGCCTTTGCACAGAA GGAAGATTGGTCCCACGTTTATTACTTGGGAAAACTTAGTGAAAAGCTTAGATACTCACGCCAAACATCCTTTGCATACTATGAGAAAGCTATGGTTCTAAATCCATCAGCTGTAGATCCGTTTTATAGAATGCATGCTTCACGCTTGAAGTTACTCTGGTCATGTGGGCAAAATGATAAGGAAGCCTTAAAG ATTGCTGCAGTGCATGCTTTTAGCCAATCAACCAAGGAGACTGTCATGAATATTCTTGATAAAATAAACGCCGAAAATGTTGACAATCCGAACACGGGAACAAATTCTGAGAACGTAAGCTACACACAGAGTGATTTAGGAGATGTATGGAATTTGCTTTACAGCGATTGCCTTTCTGCATTACAAATTTGTGTGGAGGGGGATCTCAAGCATTTTCACAGAGCTCGATATATGCTTTCTCAAGGGCTATATAAAAAGGGCGGGAGTGGGGATCTAGAGAAGGCAAAAGATCAACTTTCTTTTTGCTTTAAGTCATCCCGATCTTCTTTTACAATTAACATGTGGGAGATTGATAGTACGGTCAAAAAGGGAAG GCGCAAAACACCTGTTATAAGTGGTAATAGGAAAGTTCTTGAAGTTTACTTAGCAGAAAGTAGTCGTAAATTTATAACTTGCATCAGGAAGTATATTTTGTTCTACATGAAGCTTTTGGAGGAGACTGGGGATATATCAACCCTTGAACGAGCTTATATATCTATCCGGGCAGATAAACGG TTTTCAGTGTGTCTTGAAGATCTTGTTCCTGTAGCTCTTGGGAGGTACATCAAGGGCCTAGTATCCTCCATTAACCAAATTGAGAATGGCGCAAGCACTAATAACCTTTCTTTAGAGCATCTTTTAGAAAAAATGTTCTCTTTGTATATGGAGCAGATGAATTTGTGGTCAGATATTTGCAGTTTGCCTGAAGTAAAGTGCCAAGAATTATCTGGAAGTAGCTTATTTGG GTATCTTTTCAAGTACATTCAAATATTAGAGACAAACAGTAGGTTGGAAACTCTTGAGGGAATAAACGAGAAAATGAGAAAACGCTTGAAAAACCCGAAGTTGTCAAATAGCAACTGTGCTAAAGTTCACAAACATATTTCCATGGCTTGGTGCCGATGTCTTGTAACCAGTCTGGCTTCAATAACACCTTTAAATTCCCGATTCTCAACCGAATCTTACGTCACAAGTCCTTTAGACACTGGTTCTGTTAACACTCAGTTACTTTGTATCGATCTGCACACAGAAGAACTTTGGCAATCATCATTTGAGGATCCAAATCATCTGAAAATTATggaaaataaatggaattcattGTTGTCAAAAATCAAAGATGTGGCAATTAAGAAACCTTCAGAAGAAAATTTCGAAACCGCCACTACGTTGCTTAAATCGTGTTATAATTTCTATAAAGACTCCTCTTGTGCATCGGTACCGTCTTGTCTACATCTCTACGTAGTGCCATGTCAGCAACCAACAGAGGGCCATATTCAAAATGCAGTTGACATAACTGAAACAAATACTGCAAAGAAGCTTCTCTTGTGGGCTTATACATTGCTGCATGGACATTGCTATACAAATGTATCAGTTATTATAAAGTACTGTGAAGAGACTGTAAAGGTATGA